The genomic DNA AGCGCTACCTCGACTTCTCCAGCGGACTCGTCTACACCAACATCGGCTACCAGCACCCCAAGGTCGTCGCCGCGATCCAGGAGCAGGCGGCGCGGATGACGACGTTCGCGCCCGCGTTCGCCGTCGAGACGCGCTCGGAGGCGGCCCGGCTGATCGCCGAGCGCACGCCCGGCGACCTGGACAAGATCTTCTTCACCAACGGCGGCGCCGACGCCGTCGAGCACGCCCTGCGCATGGCCCGGCTGCACACCGGCCGCCCCAAGGTGCTCTCCGCCTACCGCTCGTACCACGGCGGCACCCAGCAGGCGGTCAACGTCACCGGTGACCCGCGCCGCTGGGCCTCCGACAGCGGCACGGCCGGGGTCGTGCACTTCTGGGCGCCGTTCCTGTACCGCTCGCGCTTCTACGCCGAGACCGAGGAGCAGGAGTGCGCGCGGGCGCTGGAGCACCTGGAGACGACGATCGCCTTCGAGGGCCCGGGGACGATCGCCGCGATCGTCCTGGAGACGATCCCGGGCACCGCGGGGATCATGATGCCGCCGGCCGGTTACCTGGCCGGGGTGCGCGAGATCTGCGACAAGTACGGCATCGTGTTCGTACTCGACGAGGTCATGGCCGGTTTCGGCCGCACCGGCACCTGGTTCGCGGCCGACCTGTACGACGTCGTGCCCGACCTGATGACCTTCGCCAAGGGCGTGAACTCGGGCTATGTGCCCCTCGGCGGTGTCGCGATCTCCGCCGAGATCGCCGCGACCTTCGCCGAGCGGCCCTACCCCGGCGGACTGACCTACTCCGGCCACCCGCTGGCCTGCGCCGCCGCCGTCGCCACCCTCAACGTGATGGCGGAGGAGGGCGTCGTCGAGCACGCCGCGCGGCTCGGCGCCGAGGTCGTCGAACCGGCGCTGCGGGAGCTGGCCGAGCGCCACCCGAGCGTGGGCGAGGTGCGCGGGACCGGCATGTTCTGGGCGCTGGAGCTGGTGCGGAACCGGGAGACCCGGGAGCCGCTGGTCCCCTACAACGCGAGCGGACAGGCGGCCGCGCCCATGTCCGCGTTCGCCGCCTCCGCCAAGGCGCACGGCCTGTGGCCGTTCGTGAACATGAACCGGACCCACGTGGTCCCGCCGTGCAACGTCTCCGAGGCGGAGCTGAAGGAGGGCCTGGCGGCCCTGGACACGGCACTGTCCGTGGCGGACGAGTACACCGAGTAAGCGGGACGGGGCGAGGGAACCGAGCGCGTAGGGTTGCGTGCTCGTACGCGGTAGACATGTGTACGAGCACGCCCCCGGACGGCGCCCTTGAGCGACGCCCCGAACGCGACGAGGAGACGCCCCGCCCATGCCCGGCTCCAGCGGTACCGGTGCCGTCACACGCAGCACCCTGCGGCAGCAGATCGCCGACGCGCTCCGTGACGAGGTGCTGGCCGGGCGGCTCCAGCCGGGGCAGGAGTTCACGGTCAAGGAGATCGCCGAGCAGTACGGCGTGTCCGCGACGCCGGTGCGCGAGGCCCTGGTCAACCTGTCCGCGCAGGGGCTCCTCGACGCCGACCACCACCGCGGCTTCCGCGTCCACGAGTACTCGGTCGACGACTTCCGCGGCATGATCGAGGCCCGCAGTCTCGTGACCGACGGGATGTTCCTCTCCCTGGCCGCCGATCTGCCGGGTGGTCCCGACCCGGCCGACCCGCGCATCGCCGCCGCCCTCGCCGGGGTCCGCCGGCGCGGCGAGGAGGCCCAGCGCGCCGCCGCGGCCGGGGACCTGACCGTCCTGATCGGCTACGACCTGCGCTACTGGCGCGAGCTGGCCACCCTGTTCGGCAACCCCTACCTCTGCGACTTCCTGCACCGGCTGCGCGTGCAGAGCTGGGTGTGCACCGTGCAGCACCTGCGCCGGCTCAGCGAACTGCGCGGCGCGCTGTGGTGCGGGCACACCGCACTGGTCGACGCCCTGGCCCGGCGTGACATCCAGGGCGCGCGTTCGCTCGTCGACGCGTACAACAGCCACTCGCTCGCTTTGATCGAGGGGCTCGCCGGCGAATGACCAACGCCGTACGTGTCGTGGCCCGGCCCCAGATGGGTATGGGATCTGCACGCAACGCGCACCGGCGCACACCGACTACGCTGCCCTGACCACCGTGCTGTGTGAGGAGCCCTCTTTTGGCCTGTGACCTGTGGCTGGTACCGCTCGTCGACGTCTTGTGCCACACGCCGGACAACCCGTTCGCCGAGGAACTCG from Streptomyces sp. CB09001 includes the following:
- a CDS encoding aspartate aminotransferase family protein, producing MTPQPSPQAGAAVKAADRAHVFHSWSAQELIDPLAVAGAEGSYFWDYEGKRYLDFSSGLVYTNIGYQHPKVVAAIQEQAARMTTFAPAFAVETRSEAARLIAERTPGDLDKIFFTNGGADAVEHALRMARLHTGRPKVLSAYRSYHGGTQQAVNVTGDPRRWASDSGTAGVVHFWAPFLYRSRFYAETEEQECARALEHLETTIAFEGPGTIAAIVLETIPGTAGIMMPPAGYLAGVREICDKYGIVFVLDEVMAGFGRTGTWFAADLYDVVPDLMTFAKGVNSGYVPLGGVAISAEIAATFAERPYPGGLTYSGHPLACAAAVATLNVMAEEGVVEHAARLGAEVVEPALRELAERHPSVGEVRGTGMFWALELVRNRETREPLVPYNASGQAAAPMSAFAASAKAHGLWPFVNMNRTHVVPPCNVSEAELKEGLAALDTALSVADEYTE
- a CDS encoding GntR family transcriptional regulator, which translates into the protein MPGSSGTGAVTRSTLRQQIADALRDEVLAGRLQPGQEFTVKEIAEQYGVSATPVREALVNLSAQGLLDADHHRGFRVHEYSVDDFRGMIEARSLVTDGMFLSLAADLPGGPDPADPRIAAALAGVRRRGEEAQRAAAAGDLTVLIGYDLRYWRELATLFGNPYLCDFLHRLRVQSWVCTVQHLRRLSELRGALWCGHTALVDALARRDIQGARSLVDAYNSHSLALIEGLAGE